The Trueperaceae bacterium sequence GGCAGCCTGGTGCCTTCCGAGGAGGAGCGCAGGATCCTCGCCTACCACGAGGCCGGCCACGCCGTGGCCTACGCGGCCAAGCCGGTCCTCGGCGAGATCCGCAAGGTCACGATCATGCCGCGCGGCGCGGCCGGCGGCTTCATGGCGCCCCTCGCCAAGGAGGAGATGTTCTACGACATCGACCGCTACCGCTCGCAGCTCGTCGTGGCCTTCGCCGGGCGGGTCGCCGAGAAGCGGCTGACGGGCACGATCTCCTCCGGCGCCAGCAACGACCTGAAGCAGGCGACGGACCTGGCGAAGCTGATGGTCCTCGACATGGGCATGGGCACGGACGAGTACGTCGCCTGGGGCTCCGACCAGGGGCCCGTGTTCCTCGGCGGCGAGATCACCCGCCGCAAGGACTTCAGCGAGGAGACCGCCCGCGAGCTCGAGGAGCAGGTGCAGACGATCCTCGCCGCCGCCTACGAGGAGACGGGCAGGCTCATCGAGGAGAACTGGAACGCGGTCGAGGCCGTCGCGCAGGCGCTGCTGAAGCGCGAGACCATCGACGGCAAGCTCGTCCACAAGGCCTTCGCCATGGCCAAGGCCGGCACGCCGGTCGAGGAGATCGTCGACTGGGTCGTCGACGCCTCCATCGAGGCCGAGCGCCGGCTCCAGGAGGCCGAGGACCGCGAGCGCCGCGCGGCCGAGGAGGAGCGCGCTCGCCGCAGCGCCGAGCAGGGACGAGGCGTCACCGGCCCTGGACTCGAGCCCAGGCCCGCGCGCGAGCCGGGGGCATGAGCTAGCGTTACCCTGAGACCAAACCGCTGAGAGGTCCTTCGTGCCGCTTCTCGACGGCAAGTACGAGGTGGTCGGCCAGAGGCAGCTCGGGGTCGGCCGCACGCACATCGACGCGATCGCTCCGGACGGCACGCCCGTGCGGGTGGAGTGGTTCGACCTGCCCGCCGGCGAGGAGGCCGCCTTCGAGCGCTACCGCCGCCTGCTCAAGCGCCTCAAGCGCGACGGACGCGCCGCCGTCCACGACGTGATCTCGCGGCCGGGCGCGCGCTACGTCGCCTGGCTCAAGCCCGAGCAGGGCCTGCCGCGGGCCGACGACCCCGAGCTGCTCGGGGTCCTGGCCGAGAACGGCTACCCGGCCGCCGCGGCCGACATACGCGGGCGCGGCGGCAGGAGGCTGCTCTACGGCCTCGGCTTCGACGGCAGCGCCGCCGCCGTCGAGGAGGCGCCGCCGCCGCGCCCGCGGCCGTTGCGGGCGGGGGCCCGCGTGCAGGCGCTGGAGAAGGCGTCGCCCGTGGCGCTCTCCTGGGCCCTGTGCGGCGTGCTCCTCCTGGCGACCGCCCTGCTCTCCTACGGCGCCTTCCAGCGCCGCGTCGTCGACTCCGCCGTCACCGTCCCCGACGTGCTGGGCACCGACGTGCGGGCGGCCGTCGAGAGGCTCTCCGGGCTCGGCCTCGCGGTCGAGGTCGCCGCCGTCCCCTCGGAGGCGGAGCCGGGCAGCGTCGTCGACGTGGACCCCTCCGTGGGCGCCGAGCTGCGGCCGGGCCGTACCGTCCGCCTGGGCTACGCGCTCGCTCCCGGGCTCGTCGAGAGGACCACCGTGCCCGCCCTGATCGGCCTCGACTACCCAGACGAGGTGCGCGCCGCGCTGCGCGACGCCGGGCTGGAGCTGGGCGAGGCGTCGCGCGTGCCGGCCTCCGCGCCCGACGGCGTCGTGCTGGCGCAGTCGGTGGGCGAGGGCTCCCCGTTGGGCGCCGGACAGACCGTCGACGTGCTCGTCTCGGCGGGTCCGGCGCCGGCGATGACGTTCCTGCCCGACCTCGTCGGCCTCGCCGTCGAGGACGCCCGCGCCCTCGCCGCCGTCGCCGGCATCGACCCGGGGCGGGTCGTCGTCGACGAGGTCACGAGCGCGAGCGGGTTCCCCGGCGAGGTGCTCTCGCAGGCGCCCTCGCCGCATCGGCCCGTGCCCGTGCAGGACACGACGCTGAGGCTCGTCGTCCAGGCCGGGGCGCCGCCCAGCGCCGCCGACGGCGCCCCCGACCTCGTGGGCATGACCCGCGCCCGCGCCGAGGAGGTCGCCGCCGCCGCCGGCTGGCAGGTGGAGCTGCGGCGCGTGGCCTCGCGCGCGCTGCCCGCCGGCACCGTGATCGCCCAGTCCCCGCCGCCGCTGGCCGCCGCCGAGGAGCGCTCGCTGCTGCTCGTCGTGAACGTGCACCCCGTGGCGCTGCGCGACCCGGGCGTGCGCGCCGCGGTGCGCGAGCCCCAGCCGCGCGGCTTCGACTACGCCTGGACGATCCTCCCGGGCATCGGGACCACCACGGCGCAGGTGTACGTGACGACGCTCGAGGGCCAGCGCACGCTGGTGGCGACGCGGCGCGTCACCGGCGGCGAGGTCCTGAGGGGCACGTACAGGACGACGGAACCGGGCCCGCTGACGTTCGAGCTCTTCCTCGGCGGCGTGCCGTACGGGGACCCGCTGCTCGTGCCCTGAGCGGTTATAGTGGCCGCCGGCAATGTTGGCGCGCGCCGATGGTCGGCGCCGGGGCCCGGGCGTCAGGTTCCGCGGCGGCGCGCCTCGGTCCCCCCGCCGACAACAGGAGCGCAGTGATAAGCACCGTACGCGACCTCGCCCCGTACCTGAAGAAGCACCGCGTCCGCATCGGCCTCGGGGTCGCGCTGGTCGTGGTCAACGGCTTCCTCTCGACGTTCGCCCCGCTGATACCGGGCCGCGTCATCGACGGCCTGCGCGCCGGCGGCCTGACGATGCCCTCCCTCCTGCGCGAGGTC is a genomic window containing:
- a CDS encoding PASTA domain-containing protein — its product is MPLLDGKYEVVGQRQLGVGRTHIDAIAPDGTPVRVEWFDLPAGEEAAFERYRRLLKRLKRDGRAAVHDVISRPGARYVAWLKPEQGLPRADDPELLGVLAENGYPAAAADIRGRGGRRLLYGLGFDGSAAAVEEAPPPRPRPLRAGARVQALEKASPVALSWALCGVLLLATALLSYGAFQRRVVDSAVTVPDVLGTDVRAAVERLSGLGLAVEVAAVPSEAEPGSVVDVDPSVGAELRPGRTVRLGYALAPGLVERTTVPALIGLDYPDEVRAALRDAGLELGEASRVPASAPDGVVLAQSVGEGSPLGAGQTVDVLVSAGPAPAMTFLPDLVGLAVEDARALAAVAGIDPGRVVVDEVTSASGFPGEVLSQAPSPHRPVPVQDTTLRLVVQAGAPPSAADGAPDLVGMTRARAEEVAAAAGWQVELRRVASRALPAGTVIAQSPPPLAAAEERSLLLVVNVHPVALRDPGVRAAVREPQPRGFDYAWTILPGIGTTTAQVYVTTLEGQRTLVATRRVTGGEVLRGTYRTTEPGPLTFELFLGGVPYGDPLLVP